In a genomic window of Bradyrhizobium sp. LLZ17:
- a CDS encoding hydroxyisourate hydrolase: MAGGISIHAVDVASGRPAQGLRVEIWRIDPDLERIADRRLGANGVLDHSIAQGAGVTAGEYEVLFHLGEFFAETDGFLTVTPFRFRITNVDEHFHLPLKFTRWGYSLFRGA; this comes from the coding sequence GTGGCAGGCGGCATTTCCATTCACGCGGTCGACGTGGCGAGCGGTCGACCCGCGCAGGGCCTGCGCGTCGAAATCTGGCGGATCGACCCGGATTTGGAGCGCATTGCCGACAGGCGGCTCGGCGCCAACGGCGTGCTCGATCATTCCATCGCGCAAGGCGCCGGTGTGACAGCGGGCGAGTATGAGGTGCTGTTTCATCTCGGCGAGTTCTTTGCAGAAACTGACGGCTTTCTCACCGTGACGCCGTTCCGCTTCCGCATCACGAACGTCGACGAGCATTTTCACCTGCCGCTGAAGTTCACCCGCTGGGGCTATTCGCTATTCCGCGGCGCCTGA
- a CDS encoding ABC transporter permease, producing the protein MSGRKRTLEAISFEFVMTVIALIALILIIAPSLVVLIVSFTSGFSLKFPPPGYSLRWYAELWDAWQLHFAAKNSLIVALWATGLSVVLGVAAALAISRSPTLSARLLDSLFMSPLVLPALAFGLAALMLFSLVGLPVSPLTLVIGHTVVCVPYVVRNTVAALAQLEPTLLESSTVLGASRLYTFRRIVLPLIRPGIIAGAFIAFMSSFDNVPVSLFLRDAATDMLPIRMWQDLEGKLDVTIAALSGVLIIATVALVAVMERMTGLSRRLTN; encoded by the coding sequence ATGAGCGGGCGTAAGCGCACCCTGGAGGCGATCAGCTTCGAATTCGTCATGACCGTGATCGCCCTGATCGCGCTGATCCTGATCATCGCGCCCTCGCTCGTCGTATTGATCGTCTCATTCACCAGCGGTTTCTCGTTGAAATTCCCGCCGCCCGGTTATTCGCTGCGCTGGTACGCCGAGCTCTGGGACGCCTGGCAGCTGCACTTCGCGGCCAAGAACAGCCTCATCGTGGCGCTGTGGGCGACGGGCCTGTCCGTCGTGCTCGGCGTTGCCGCCGCGCTGGCAATCTCGCGCTCGCCGACGCTGTCGGCGCGGCTGCTCGATTCCCTCTTCATGTCGCCGCTGGTGCTGCCCGCGCTCGCCTTTGGCCTCGCCGCCCTGATGCTGTTCTCACTCGTCGGCCTGCCGGTGTCGCCGCTGACGCTGGTGATCGGCCACACCGTGGTCTGCGTGCCCTATGTTGTGCGCAACACGGTCGCGGCGCTGGCCCAGCTCGAGCCGACCCTGCTCGAAAGTTCGACGGTGCTCGGCGCCAGCCGCCTCTACACGTTCCGCCGCATCGTGCTGCCGCTGATCCGGCCGGGCATCATTGCGGGGGCCTTCATCGCCTTCATGTCGTCGTTCGACAACGTGCCGGTGTCGTTGTTCCTGCGGGATGCGGCAACCGACATGCTGCCGATCCGGATGTGGCAGGACCTCGAAGGCAAGCTCGACGTGACCATTGCCGCGTTGTCGGGCGTGTTGATCATCGCCACCGTGGCGCTGGTCGCAGTCATGGAGCGCATGACCGGGTTGTCGCGGCGATTGACGAACTGA
- the cobA gene encoding uroporphyrinogen-III C-methyltransferase, which translates to MSGFVSFISAGPGDPELLTLKGAARLREADVVLYDDLASGAILDLARPGANLVAVGKRAGLPSTKQHHVNRLLVDYAATGIRVVRLKSGDAGIFGRLEEELDTLREAGIGYEIIPGVTSACVAAAHAGIPLTRRHTSRRVQFVTGADVSGELPQNLNWAALADPEATTVVYMGRRTFPALAAKLIEHGLAPNTPALFAESLGRADEGLVRTTIAALAEQLARGGAASTAAVILFGALAEGGP; encoded by the coding sequence GTGAGCGGCTTTGTCTCCTTCATCTCCGCCGGCCCCGGCGATCCCGAGCTGCTCACGCTGAAGGGCGCGGCACGGCTGCGGGAGGCCGACGTCGTGCTCTACGACGATCTCGCCTCCGGTGCGATCCTCGATCTCGCCCGGCCCGGCGCCAACCTCGTCGCGGTGGGCAAAAGAGCTGGCCTTCCTTCGACCAAGCAGCACCATGTTAATCGTCTCCTGGTCGACTATGCGGCGACCGGTATCCGTGTGGTCCGCTTGAAGTCGGGCGATGCCGGCATTTTTGGCCGGCTCGAGGAGGAGCTCGACACGCTGCGCGAAGCCGGCATCGGCTACGAGATCATTCCGGGTGTCACCTCGGCCTGCGTCGCGGCTGCGCACGCCGGCATTCCGCTGACCCGCCGCCACACCTCGCGCAGGGTGCAGTTCGTCACCGGCGCCGATGTCAGCGGCGAGCTACCGCAAAACCTCAACTGGGCTGCGTTGGCCGATCCCGAGGCGACGACCGTGGTCTATATGGGCCGCCGGACCTTTCCGGCGCTTGCCGCAAAACTGATCGAACATGGGCTGGCGCCAAACACCCCGGCACTGTTTGCCGAATCCCTCGGCCGCGCCGACGAGGGGCTGGTCCGCACCACCATTGCAGCGCTTGCCGAACAGCTTGCGCGGGGCGGGGCAGCCTCGACGGCGGCCGTCATCCTGTTCGGGGCGCTGGCGGAGGGCGGTCCGTGA
- the hydA gene encoding dihydropyrimidinase, translating to MTQFDLAIRGGTIVTAGDEFRADIGVRDGRIVSIADRIEGAAREIDATGLLALPGGIDSHVHISQSSGPDVVMADDFASATRSAAAGGNTMVLPFALQEKGTSLRACVENYRKLAEGECYIDTAFHLIISDPTAVVLGQELPALVKDGYTSFKVFMTYDDLVLSDRQLLEVFEVARREEALVMVHCEGYDAIRFLTTKLEREGHIAPYYHGVSRPQAVEREATHRAISHAEIVGVPIMIVHVSGREAMEQVRWAQQRGLPVHAETCPQYITLTADDMKGLNMDISGAKYVCSPPPRDVESQQAIWDGISSGVFQTFSSDHCPFRYDDPKGKLTPNARTSFRWVPNGIPGVETRLPILFSEGVSKGRITRQKFVELSSTNHARIYGLYPRKGSIGVGFDADIVLWDTKLTKPIRQADLNHGSDYTPWEGFDVTGWPVTTIARGRVVYDQGKVVGTKGAGEVLSRGKSSLV from the coding sequence GTGACGCAGTTCGATCTCGCCATTCGCGGCGGCACCATCGTGACGGCCGGCGACGAATTTCGCGCCGACATCGGCGTTCGCGACGGCCGCATCGTCAGCATCGCCGATCGCATCGAGGGAGCAGCCCGCGAGATCGACGCGACCGGCCTGCTCGCGCTGCCGGGCGGCATCGACAGTCACGTCCACATCTCGCAGTCGTCCGGACCCGACGTGGTGATGGCCGACGATTTCGCCTCGGCGACCCGCTCGGCTGCCGCCGGCGGCAACACCATGGTGCTCCCGTTCGCGCTGCAGGAGAAGGGTACCTCGCTGCGCGCTTGCGTCGAGAACTACCGCAAGCTTGCCGAAGGCGAGTGCTACATCGATACCGCCTTTCATCTCATCATCTCGGATCCGACCGCGGTGGTGCTCGGGCAAGAGCTGCCGGCGCTGGTGAAGGACGGCTACACCTCGTTCAAGGTGTTCATGACCTATGACGATCTCGTCCTCAGCGACAGGCAATTGCTTGAAGTGTTCGAGGTCGCGCGCCGCGAGGAGGCGCTGGTCATGGTGCATTGCGAGGGCTACGACGCCATCCGCTTCCTCACCACCAAGCTCGAACGCGAAGGCCACATCGCGCCCTATTATCACGGCGTGTCGCGGCCCCAGGCCGTCGAGCGCGAGGCGACGCATCGCGCCATCAGTCATGCCGAGATCGTCGGCGTTCCCATCATGATCGTCCACGTGTCCGGGCGCGAGGCGATGGAGCAGGTGCGCTGGGCGCAGCAGCGCGGGTTGCCGGTGCATGCAGAGACCTGCCCGCAATACATCACGCTGACCGCCGACGACATGAAGGGCCTGAACATGGACATCAGCGGCGCGAAATATGTCTGCTCGCCGCCGCCGCGCGATGTCGAAAGCCAGCAGGCGATCTGGGACGGCATCAGCAGCGGCGTGTTCCAGACGTTTTCGTCTGACCACTGCCCATTCCGTTATGACGATCCCAAGGGCAAGTTGACGCCGAATGCACGCACTTCGTTCCGCTGGGTGCCGAACGGCATCCCCGGCGTCGAGACGCGGCTGCCGATCCTGTTCTCCGAGGGCGTCTCAAAGGGACGAATCACGCGGCAAAAGTTCGTCGAGCTGAGCTCGACCAACCATGCGCGCATCTACGGTCTCTATCCGCGCAAGGGCTCCATCGGCGTCGGCTTCGACGCCGATATCGTTCTATGGGACACCAAGCTGACGAAGCCGATCCGGCAGGCCGATCTGAACCACGGCTCCGACTATACGCCCTGGGAAGGATTCGACGTCACCGGCTGGCCCGTCACCACGATCGCGCGAGGTCGCGTGGTGTACGACCAAGGCAAGGTCGTCGGCACGAAAGGCGCGGGCGAGGTCCTGAGCCGCGGCAAGTCGAGCCTGGTGTGA
- the cobF gene encoding precorrin-6A synthase (deacetylating) produces the protein MLTLSLIGIGCGDPEQLTRAAIAAINAADLVLIPRKGAAKSDLADLRRTICADVLTNDKTRIAEFDLPLRDADEADYRKGVDGWHDAVAATWSQTIAGHLGGDGKVALLIWGDPSLYDSSLRIARRLNPSPKIEVVPGITSIQALCAAHALPLNDIGEPFLVTTGRRLREGGWPQGTDTVVVMLDGGTAFESLDPAGLHIWWGAYLGMPDQILMSGALAEAGPRIVAARHDARQRHGWIMDSYILKRRP, from the coding sequence ATGCTGACGCTTTCGCTGATAGGCATCGGCTGCGGCGATCCCGAGCAGCTCACGCGCGCGGCGATCGCTGCGATCAACGCGGCCGATCTCGTCCTGATTCCACGCAAAGGGGCCGCGAAATCCGATCTCGCCGACCTGCGGCGGACGATCTGCGCGGATGTGCTCACGAACGACAAGACGCGCATCGCGGAGTTTGACCTGCCGCTACGCGATGCGGACGAGGCGGATTACCGCAAGGGCGTGGACGGTTGGCATGATGCGGTCGCAGCGACCTGGTCTCAGACGATCGCCGGCCACCTCGGCGGGGACGGCAAGGTTGCGCTGCTGATCTGGGGCGATCCCTCGCTCTACGATTCCTCGCTGCGCATTGCGCGGCGGCTCAATCCCTCACCGAAGATCGAGGTCGTGCCCGGCATCACGTCGATCCAGGCGCTGTGCGCCGCGCATGCGCTGCCGCTCAACGATATTGGCGAGCCCTTTCTGGTGACGACCGGCCGGCGGTTGCGCGAAGGCGGCTGGCCGCAGGGCACGGACACCGTTGTGGTGATGTTGGACGGCGGCACGGCATTCGAGTCGCTCGATCCGGCTGGCCTGCATATCTGGTGGGGCGCCTATCTCGGCATGCCCGATCAGATCCTCATGTCCGGCGCGCTTGCTGAAGCGGGCCCGCGCATCGTCGCCGCGCGGCATGACGCGCGCCAGCGGCATGGCTGGATCATGGACAGCTACATTCTCAAACGCAGGCCGTAG
- a CDS encoding N-carbamoyl-D-amino-acid hydrolase produces the protein MRIVNVAAAQMGPIQKTDSREAVVKRMIALMDEAKAKGADLIVYPELALTTFFPRWYAEDRPEFDVWFEREMPNAATKPLFERAARHQMAMNFGYAELTPDGHHFNTAILTDKSGKIVGKYRKVHLPGHVEYDTKRSHQHLEKRYFEPGDLGFKVWRELGGIIGMAICNDRRWPETYRVMGLQGVEMVLVGYNTPSVNAEKSEEGVEKRLFHNRLSVQAGAYQNATWVVAVAKAGVEDGHPLFGGSLIVDPNGEIVAETKTEEDELLVHLCDLDATIFGKTTIFNFAQHRRIEHYGLITSQTGAVPPPEK, from the coding sequence ATGCGTATCGTCAATGTTGCGGCCGCCCAGATGGGCCCGATCCAGAAAACCGACAGCCGCGAGGCCGTGGTGAAGCGCATGATCGCGTTGATGGACGAGGCGAAAGCAAAAGGCGCCGATCTGATCGTCTATCCGGAGCTTGCGCTGACGACTTTCTTCCCGCGCTGGTACGCGGAGGACCGGCCTGAATTCGACGTCTGGTTCGAGCGCGAGATGCCGAACGCGGCGACCAAGCCGCTGTTCGAGCGTGCGGCCCGGCACCAGATGGCGATGAATTTCGGCTATGCGGAGCTGACACCCGACGGCCATCACTTCAACACCGCGATCCTGACCGACAAATCCGGCAAGATCGTCGGCAAATATCGCAAGGTCCATTTGCCGGGCCACGTGGAATACGACACCAAGCGCTCGCACCAGCATCTGGAGAAGCGCTATTTCGAGCCCGGCGATCTCGGCTTCAAGGTCTGGCGCGAACTCGGCGGCATCATCGGCATGGCCATTTGCAATGACCGGCGCTGGCCCGAGACCTACCGCGTGATGGGCTTGCAGGGCGTCGAGATGGTGCTGGTCGGCTACAACACGCCGTCGGTCAACGCGGAGAAGAGCGAAGAGGGCGTCGAGAAGCGGCTGTTTCATAACCGCCTCTCGGTGCAGGCCGGCGCCTATCAGAATGCGACATGGGTGGTCGCGGTGGCCAAGGCCGGCGTCGAGGACGGGCATCCGCTGTTTGGCGGCAGCCTGATCGTCGATCCCAACGGCGAGATCGTCGCGGAGACCAAGACGGAAGAAGACGAGCTTCTGGTTCACCTTTGCGATCTCGATGCCACCATCTTTGGCAAAACTACGATCTTCAATTTCGCGCAGCATCGCCGCATCGAGCATTATGGCCTGATCACGAGCCAAACCGGCGCGGTGCCGCCGCCGGAGAAGTGA
- a CDS encoding TonB-dependent receptor — protein sequence MSSVRLARPRGFLLASATLTSFAAIDMPAALAQQAREQLPPVEVTSPQSRKPAGRARQAARREAARRPATALAVPSATAQTPLNTNAVAQSASRLGLTVRETPATVEVISAETMREQGYRTVSDVAQGAVGVTAGDNPAEPSAFSMRGFTNSQINTLYNGIKIGPQNMTSRVMDTANLEAIEILKGPASLMSGEGASGGAINFVTRQPHTGPIRNEADVSYDLLNSFRTHYGSGGSTDVQGLDYRFDVSRSSLNGFADDTNTRTLDVSGQLNYHVSDSLKVWGAIEYREDRGRAYWGAPLVPVAFSGSHATAGIVSGSSVSNFNGTNLGPVTIDDRTSNTNYNVLDNRNVAQEVWLRGGFELKLAPDLTLKSQAYAYGAERTWFNNEVEAFNSTSNLVDRERFYVAHSQRLVGNITDLTWDANIAGLDNRLVTTLSSSYLDFVRPGAVNFPDDSVSLVDPPRGYYGLLTTQQQTARIDNEALSFEDRLKLTRSFALVGGLRVEHIGLDRNSTDVNGLEKANFPFSKSWVPTTGRIGYTWEAVPGLTFFSQYATGADISANNIFLLNPTDPLNLTTSRTYETGVKHLLWDQRAEWSFSAYDILRKNVYAAAGGMQLNIAGRQQSKGVELAASVRPIEPLRLWGNIAYVDARYADYNFVGGSFSGNTPPNVPRIVANAGASYRFLTSWPVEFGIVGRHVGDRYNTDANTVTLNAYTVGDIYALVDLPKTVLSAVDQARLIFRVRNFTDKRYAIWGDPFYPDQILLGVPRTYEISAAFKW from the coding sequence ATGTCTTCCGTCCGTCTTGCGCGACCGCGCGGCTTTTTGCTTGCGTCCGCCACGCTCACTTCGTTTGCCGCCATCGATATGCCCGCAGCCCTGGCGCAGCAGGCACGCGAGCAGCTGCCGCCGGTGGAGGTGACCTCGCCACAGTCCCGCAAGCCGGCCGGACGCGCAAGGCAGGCCGCACGCCGCGAGGCAGCGCGCAGGCCTGCGACCGCGCTGGCCGTGCCATCGGCAACCGCGCAGACGCCGCTCAACACCAATGCGGTGGCGCAAAGCGCCTCGCGTCTCGGCTTGACCGTGCGTGAAACGCCTGCGACCGTCGAGGTGATCTCGGCGGAAACAATGCGCGAGCAGGGCTACCGCACCGTCTCGGATGTCGCCCAGGGCGCGGTCGGCGTCACCGCGGGTGACAATCCGGCCGAGCCGTCAGCTTTCTCGATGCGCGGCTTCACCAACAGCCAGATCAACACGCTCTACAACGGCATCAAGATCGGCCCGCAGAACATGACATCGCGGGTCATGGATACGGCCAATCTGGAGGCCATCGAGATCTTGAAAGGCCCGGCCTCGCTGATGTCGGGCGAGGGCGCCAGCGGCGGCGCAATCAATTTCGTCACCAGGCAGCCGCACACCGGCCCAATCCGCAACGAGGCGGATGTCTCGTATGATCTGTTGAACTCGTTCCGTACACATTACGGCTCCGGCGGCAGCACCGACGTGCAGGGCCTCGACTACCGCTTCGACGTCAGCCGCTCGTCGCTCAACGGCTTCGCCGACGACACCAACACCAGGACGCTCGATGTCTCCGGCCAGCTCAACTACCACGTCTCCGACAGCCTCAAGGTCTGGGGCGCGATCGAGTATCGGGAGGATCGCGGAAGGGCGTATTGGGGTGCGCCGCTGGTGCCGGTCGCATTCAGCGGCTCGCATGCGACGGCTGGAATCGTCTCCGGCAGCTCTGTCTCGAATTTCAACGGAACGAATCTCGGACCGGTCACGATCGACGATCGCACCTCCAATACCAATTACAACGTCCTGGACAACCGCAACGTCGCGCAAGAAGTGTGGCTGCGTGGCGGCTTCGAGCTGAAGCTGGCGCCCGACCTGACGCTGAAGAGCCAGGCCTATGCTTATGGGGCGGAGCGCACATGGTTCAACAACGAGGTCGAGGCCTTCAACTCCACTTCGAACCTGGTCGATCGTGAGCGCTTCTATGTCGCGCACAGCCAGCGCCTCGTCGGCAATATCACGGACCTGACCTGGGATGCGAATATTGCGGGCCTCGACAATCGTCTGGTCACGACGCTTTCATCAAGCTATCTCGATTTTGTCAGGCCGGGCGCAGTCAACTTCCCCGACGATTCGGTCTCGCTGGTTGATCCACCTCGCGGCTATTATGGCCTGCTCACGACACAGCAGCAGACCGCGCGGATCGACAACGAGGCGCTGTCGTTCGAAGATCGCCTCAAGCTGACCCGCAGCTTTGCGCTGGTCGGCGGGTTGCGCGTCGAGCATATCGGCCTTGATCGCAACTCGACCGACGTGAATGGCCTGGAGAAGGCGAACTTCCCGTTCTCGAAATCCTGGGTCCCGACGACGGGACGTATTGGATACACCTGGGAGGCCGTACCCGGCCTGACCTTCTTCAGCCAATACGCCACCGGAGCCGACATCTCCGCCAATAACATCTTTCTGCTTAATCCGACCGATCCGCTCAACCTGACGACCTCGCGCACGTATGAGACCGGCGTCAAGCATCTGCTCTGGGACCAGCGGGCGGAGTGGTCGTTCTCGGCCTACGATATCCTGCGCAAAAACGTCTATGCGGCGGCCGGCGGCATGCAGCTTAACATTGCCGGGCGGCAGCAGTCGAAGGGCGTCGAGCTCGCCGCATCGGTGCGACCGATCGAGCCTTTGCGGCTGTGGGGCAACATTGCCTATGTCGATGCGCGTTACGCCGACTACAATTTCGTCGGTGGATCGTTCTCAGGCAATACGCCGCCGAACGTGCCGCGCATCGTCGCCAATGCTGGTGCGTCGTACCGCTTCCTGACGTCCTGGCCCGTTGAGTTCGGTATCGTCGGCCGCCATGTCGGTGATCGCTACAACACCGATGCCAACACGGTGACGCTGAACGCCTACACGGTGGGGGACATCTATGCTTTGGTCGATCTCCCCAAGACGGTGCTCTCTGCGGTCGACCAGGCTCGCCTGATCTTCCGGGTGCGCAACTTCACCGACAAGCGCTATGCGATCTGGGGCGATCCGTTCTATCCTGACCAGATATTGCTCGGCGTGCCGCGCACCTACGAAATTTCGGCGGCGTTCAAATGGTAA
- a CDS encoding cobyrinate a,c-diamide synthase produces MPAGLVISAPASGVGKTTLTLALARAWHNRGLKVQCLKSGPDYIDPAFHAAATGRASVNVDSWAMDRVTIEHLVSRAVDADVVLAEGSMGLFDGVAARGVSGNGATADIAEMLGWPVLLVIDPSGQAQTAAAIAAGLRDYRAGLRLAGVVLNRVASPRHEDLVRRALADVGIAVFGALPRHAEISLPKRHLGLVQAEEQAEIGSLIDEAARFVAEHVDLDAVLRSAATWSPRPAGNGLHVTPPGQRIALARDAAFSFVYPHMLEGWRAAGAEILTFSPLADEAPDTSADVCWLPGGYPELHAGQLAANARFAGGLRAFAATSPVHGECGGYMVLGAGLTDADGARHEMTGLLGLETSFAKRRMHLGYRLAALAAPMPGHQAGARLRGHEFHYSTILAQPDTPLAVVHDATGAVIAETGSRRGRATGTFFHLIAEDR; encoded by the coding sequence ATGCCGGCAGGCCTCGTCATTTCCGCACCGGCTTCAGGGGTCGGCAAGACCACGCTGACCTTGGCGCTCGCGCGTGCCTGGCACAATCGCGGACTGAAGGTACAATGTCTCAAGAGCGGCCCTGACTATATCGATCCAGCCTTCCATGCCGCAGCTACCGGGCGTGCCTCCGTCAACGTCGACAGCTGGGCAATGGATCGCGTGACGATCGAACATCTCGTCAGCCGCGCTGTCGATGCCGATGTCGTGCTTGCGGAAGGCTCCATGGGCCTGTTCGACGGAGTCGCTGCACGCGGCGTCAGCGGCAACGGTGCTACGGCCGATATTGCGGAGATGCTGGGCTGGCCGGTGCTGCTGGTGATCGATCCGTCCGGGCAGGCGCAGACCGCGGCGGCAATTGCCGCGGGCCTTCGCGACTACCGCGCCGGCCTGCGTCTTGCCGGCGTCGTGCTCAACCGCGTCGCGAGCCCTCGTCATGAGGACCTTGTGCGTCGTGCGCTTGCCGATGTCGGCATTGCCGTGTTCGGCGCGCTGCCGCGCCATGCCGAGATCAGCCTGCCGAAGCGGCACCTCGGCCTGGTGCAGGCCGAGGAGCAGGCCGAGATCGGCAGTCTGATCGACGAAGCCGCGCGTTTTGTCGCCGAACATGTCGACCTCGATGCCGTGCTGCGATCGGCCGCCACGTGGTCGCCGCGGCCTGCGGGGAACGGCCTGCACGTGACGCCGCCCGGCCAGCGCATCGCGCTCGCCCGCGATGCCGCGTTCTCCTTCGTCTATCCGCACATGCTGGAAGGCTGGCGTGCCGCCGGCGCCGAGATTTTGACGTTCTCGCCACTTGCCGATGAAGCGCCCGACACGAGCGCCGATGTGTGCTGGCTGCCCGGCGGCTACCCGGAGCTCCACGCCGGTCAACTCGCCGCCAACGCACGCTTCGCCGGCGGCTTGCGCGCTTTCGCCGCGACGAGTCCGGTGCACGGGGAGTGCGGAGGTTATATGGTGCTCGGCGCAGGCCTCACCGACGCAGACGGCGCGCGTCATGAGATGACGGGCCTGCTCGGCCTGGAGACGAGCTTTGCCAAACGCCGCATGCATCTGGGCTATCGATTGGCGGCGCTCGCCGCGCCGATGCCTGGACATCAAGCCGGCGCGCGCCTTCGCGGCCACGAATTCCACTATTCGACCATCCTGGCCCAACCCGATACGCCGCTGGCCGTCGTGCACGACGCAACCGGTGCGGTCATTGCCGAGACCGGCTCGCGCCGGGGACGAGCCACTGGGACGTTCTTTCATCTGATCGCGGAGGACCGGTGA
- a CDS encoding PepSY domain-containing protein, giving the protein MMGATVLSHRWLGIAFGLLFAMWFSTGIVMHFVPFPSLTEAERFAGLRPLDQAASAMTVADALAASGISDATRVRLVQRSKERVYIVSGPSRLRAIHATDGNDASVRSPEVALTIARTYARQRGLDAARAAVVAQADYDQWSVPNGFDRHRPLFRVALGDLAGTEVYVSSATGEVVLDTTRSERGWNLAGSVLHWIYPTSLRSNWALWDGVVWTLSLLALIAAVLGAVLGFVRIRICGRQISSPYLGWHAFHHVVGLFATTFVLTWIFSGWLSMDHGRLFSHGQLSPAEAGVINASPDWTAAVSFDRRPLSPSAREVEWFAFGGSLYRRERIDLGEQVVIRPDGGEAPVISAQAIGNLMTQIATGCDAPSVLAADDDYPAHSIVPGAPVYRSRCGALWFDIDGADGSVLQRLDLSRRAYRWAYSALHTFDLPALMAHPHIRDVLIVGLCGLGLVFSITGIVIGWRRLRLSFAGQEARSKQKPREQPHAQ; this is encoded by the coding sequence ATGATGGGCGCGACCGTCCTCTCGCATCGCTGGCTCGGGATCGCGTTCGGCCTGCTGTTCGCGATGTGGTTTTCGACCGGCATCGTGATGCACTTCGTGCCGTTTCCGTCGTTGACGGAAGCGGAGCGCTTTGCCGGCCTGAGGCCGCTGGATCAAGCAGCGAGTGCGATGACAGTTGCCGATGCGCTGGCCGCAAGCGGCATCAGCGATGCCACGCGCGTGCGCCTGGTTCAGCGGAGCAAGGAGCGGGTCTATATCGTGTCGGGGCCCTCGCGACTGCGCGCGATCCACGCTACTGACGGGAATGATGCATCGGTGCGGTCGCCCGAGGTCGCGCTCACCATCGCGCGGACCTATGCGCGTCAACGCGGGCTCGATGCGGCGCGTGCGGCTGTCGTTGCACAAGCGGACTACGATCAATGGAGCGTTCCGAACGGCTTCGATCGCCACCGGCCTCTGTTTCGTGTGGCCCTCGGCGACCTCGCCGGAACGGAGGTCTACGTTTCATCTGCGACCGGCGAGGTCGTGCTGGATACCACACGGAGCGAGCGTGGATGGAATTTGGCCGGCAGCGTTTTGCACTGGATCTATCCGACGTCTCTCAGAAGCAATTGGGCGCTGTGGGACGGCGTGGTCTGGACGTTGTCGCTCCTGGCCTTGATCGCGGCGGTGCTGGGCGCGGTGCTTGGTTTTGTGCGGATCAGGATCTGCGGGCGGCAGATCTCATCGCCATACCTTGGCTGGCACGCCTTTCATCACGTCGTCGGTCTCTTCGCGACCACGTTCGTGCTGACCTGGATCTTCAGCGGTTGGCTCTCGATGGACCATGGCCGGCTATTCTCGCACGGCCAGTTGAGTCCGGCTGAGGCTGGCGTGATCAATGCTTCGCCGGACTGGACCGCAGCCGTATCGTTCGATCGCCGGCCCCTATCGCCGTCGGCTCGCGAGGTCGAGTGGTTTGCCTTCGGCGGCAGTCTCTATCGACGGGAGCGGATTGATCTCGGGGAGCAGGTTGTAATCCGGCCAGACGGTGGGGAGGCGCCGGTCATCAGCGCGCAGGCGATCGGAAACCTGATGACGCAGATCGCAACCGGCTGCGACGCACCGTCCGTGCTTGCGGCTGACGACGACTATCCCGCGCACTCCATCGTTCCGGGCGCGCCGGTCTACCGTTCCCGATGCGGTGCCCTCTGGTTCGACATCGATGGCGCAGACGGCAGCGTGTTGCAGAGGCTCGATCTGTCGCGGCGGGCTTACCGCTGGGCCTACAGCGCGCTGCACACATTCGACCTTCCAGCCCTCATGGCCCACCCCCACATCCGCGATGTCCTCATCGTGGGCCTCTGTGGGCTCGGGCTGGTGTTCTCGATCACCGGAATTGTGATCGGCTGGCGGCGGTTGCGTTTGTCTTTCGCCGGCCAGGAGGCCCGATCAAAACAAAAACCGCGAGAACAACCCCATGCACAGTAG